DNA from Daucus carota subsp. sativus chromosome 1, DH1 v3.0, whole genome shotgun sequence:
TTACAGCTTGTTCACTGCAATGGCTCGATTTTTTATTCATGCCATTCTAAGAAAATGCATAATCTGATATGACGTTCTTTCTTGTACCTGCAGGTAATACCAGAGTTTGTTGCCTCTTGCTCACTGCAATggcttgattatttattcattcCGCTCTCAGAACATACGTATCAGGGTGGATAATCTGATTTGATGTTCTTCCTTGTACCTATCCAGTCGAAGATAGGAATCAACATTCAACCACCAAACACACACACCACACACAcaacaaaagaaaaacatattaatatatgagACAGACAAATCAAAGGGAATCAACACTTCCGCTAAGTTTTCAGGGCGACACCTACAATATGAtactctaaaaaaaaaaaaattcatgtcGGCTCAGATGACATTTTCACCagtaaaacttaaaaatatctacttaatctttaattttaactTCTATTAGAAGTTCCAGACTGCTGGTATCAAACATCTACGCTGAAATATTACACACTGAACTACAATTAGAAAAACTTCCACGACCATCACCTGGACTCAACGGCACTAGATTCAGACCCTCTCAAGAATGAACGCCGCCACCAGATTTGGAATGCTTTACTGATATTTGGGCATTCAGTGCCATGTCTGGAGAAACAACGGAACCATTCCATAAACAGCGTGTACTGATGCTTAAGAGGAAGGGTAAGGAGCACGTGCCCCATGGCTTCTTCCAGCGCCTTTATGTCTAGCCCCTTTTTACACCTCTGCAACCAACCGAAGTCTAGGAGCATTGGGCCAAACCATGCATGAAGAAGCCCCAATCTTGCTTCTGAAGCACACTGCAGTTTTCTAGTTCCCATAACAATGAAAAGCATTGCAGAGACCCGACTAAGCTCATACCTAATCATTGGTGATGTTTGTGCATGCATGCTAAGCAATTCTCCTTGATTTGCCCATATACTCACAAAATCCTCCGCAATTTGCCAGTCGAGCAGGATTTCAAGCAACCAATTTATATTCTCCACCTGTATTGAGATGCATTCTATCAAGGTTTTCCCTTTTCCTTTTTTACCCGATATTCCACACTGATCACTACCGGATGCCTCTTTAAAGAGACTAACCAGGGCATCAATACAAGAGCGGCAAACAGCATACATATCTTCCTTGTTGACATCAGGATAGTCCTTCTCATAGACTGAGCTTTTACATAGAAGACCCTTAACAAGGGATTTAAGCTCATTTCTGGAATTGGCATCAATGCAGGTTGTGATAGACCAAACAAGCTGATTGGCTAAAGTTTGTTGAGAAACTGCAGAGTCAAGGGGGTAGAGTCTGGCCAATATATCTCTGCTGCAACTGTCATTAAGTTTAAATTTACTATAAAAAGTTTTTAgtttttcttcttcatcttcactcCATGGCACAGCTTCAAGGTATTCTAAACAGGATGAAATCCCTTTTGCGAAGGCTATCCCTGCCGACACCTAACATAGTGCAAGAAATGAGTTGGGAAAGGTTTCTGCTGAAAccattgaatatatattatataatcaaggTTAAAAAGGGAAGAGAAGAAGAGATGAGGGGGGCTTTGACATTAAAGGGCCCTACAATAATAAGCACAGGAATACATAATTTATGCAATGAGATTATGCTATAACGTGTATGGCGAACCTTATATTGTTTACAGTGTAACCTATCTATAGGTACTGCTTATCTTGATGTATAACACCCATTCCTCCACAGCTCAATGTAGAACTACCAGGAAGCATTGTTTCAATCCACAATTAATGCTACACTTGGTctcacttctcacttctacttttttctctAACCTCGTGTTTTAAAAATTAGGATCTCTAATATTCAAGCACAAGAAGCTTGGCTCCAATGGAACACATACACGGATACACCACAAACAGAAAAACGTCACTTGCAAAATTTTAAGGACTTCaattaataaaagcatcacatttCCATGCCAAAGTAAGATGGACTGATTGACATGGAATAAGATGCCAAATTTCAATATGGACAGGTTGCCAACTACGTTGACATGGACTAAGATGCTAATATTGAGCCAGCGTGCAGATTCTAGTTGATTTAAAAGAGTACAAAGCATTGGTACAGTTAAATTCATTCAGTAGCCCCTAAACTAAGCTATCAATAGACTCTAAATATAAAAGTATTCACTGTAAAAAGCacttttttcatatatatatatatatgtgctacTTTGTCCCTAGCCCTTGTCTTCATTTTTCGAAGGCGTTAACCTTGTCCCATTTTGTGCCATAACTCAAAAATGTTCAATCAAGTCATAATTTGAATGAAAACTGAATTAGCAACATGCCAACAGCCTATGCTTATCAAACTCAAAGATATCTGAATAAATCTAGCAGATCATAGGCAAACTGACTACATTTTTCAGTGAACAAGTAGCAGCATTCAAAACATAATAGTCAAACTGACTGTTTTTCATAGTAAACTTAGAAACCTTCTTCCTCCACCTCACACAGTTAGAAACTGCTGAACCAAGACAGCATGGAAAGGTCCACAGTTTATTTAATCTAGGGAAAATTATGAAGCCCGCTGCTTTTAGTACAGATTaacaaatgaagctacaacataAGGCACTAATTACTCTTACATCTGTAATTAAACTcaatcaaaattgtatattcaaGTAACTGAACTTGTAATTTTACATTTAAGTAACTATAATTGTATTCTTCTTCTATATTATATCAGCTGTTTTAGCTTAAAGATTGAAATGTCCGTATCCATCTTCCTATTTCTATGTCAGTTTACAACATTTTTATCATAATCAACTCTACATAATGTCCTAATGCATGATTCTGATGGAAAGTTCTTGCAAACTTTGACAAGCTACAAcaatgtaaattacaaacaaATCTATATTTTTCCTTTTAGATTTTCTGTAACAACTTAGTTGTAAATCACATGCCAAACTCGTCAATGTGATGAAGTACTTTGGTTTTTTTCAGTCACAGGAATAAAATAGGGCACAAACAAACTCAAATATAAAACGAAATGTGAACATTCATAGGATTAATTTTCTCATTGCGTTCCAGCAATCTAAACTAGCCTCAACCTTTATAATATTGAAAAAACTAAACTAATCTCTATCTTTCTAATTCTCATTCTTCATCCCATTCATATCGTCCACAATATTTGCACACTCCTTAAGCTTTGACCCTCACATATATCATGCCTTCAACCTTTATTCTTTCAGTTCAATCTCTAAATCTATCTGCATATTTCATTTCATACCCACAACTGTTCTATCTTAACCAACTAAACACAATATGGTGGTAAAATTAAACTCTTTGACTTATAAAGGGCCTAGTGATGCATTCATTCCTAAATAACTTTCACATGAAATTGCCAATTGGCCTTTCTATATATCAACAAAACATTTACCAACATAACACACCTTAAATTCAAGGTCAACACAAGCGATCACTATAAACACATTCACATTTAGTTTACAACTAGCAAATACAGGGAATAAGATTATACCTCAAGTATATCAATGGTTCGATAAACACCAATCTTCATCAACCGCTTTACCATATCTTCCTCAAACATAAGCTCAATAGTCATTTGAAACACACTCAAATTCTCCACTTCCGGAACCTCAATCCTACAAAAATTCCCACTACTACCATCACAGCCCGACCGATAATTCGCAATCAAATCAGCAAAAACTGAACTACTACTACTCAAAACATCCGAATTCAACTCCAAAACAACTGAACCCCCATTCTTCCCCTTCAAATTCAACCTCACATCGAAAACCCCGAAACTACCCTCACCTCCCTTACACACACTTACAGGCTCAACAGGCAATCTGGGAACCTCCAACTCGACAGGCATGACATGGGTTTCGGGTTGTTGTGCAATCGGGCCAACGGGCGAGACCCGACCCGGAGACAAGATCCGGTTTCTAAGACTAGGTGGTTTGGGGGAATTTGGGTAAGATGAAATGGGCTGTTGTTTCTGgatgggtttcgggttttcggggcTCCGGGTCGGGTCGGAGAAAGAGCAACACCATGAAATGTGACGGCGCGAAATGGGTTCACGGCGGTGGTGCTTTTGGTTAGTTGGGTTGTGCATTTTTCGATAGTGAATTGGGGATccggagagagagggagattaCATTGAGAAATGTGAGGGGATCTGAAAACAAAGGAGGGGCATGATGATATTATTGTGTGGGTGTGTGAAATGATAGATTAGATCGGTAACAAGAAAAGGATTGTGATTTGCAAGTAAACTCAACTTCAAGTTTATGTCACGAGTGTTACATTATTGCATACATTATCATTATCGCCTGGCTGTCTCATGTGATCTCGTGCAAAATTTAAAATGCTGCTGATTTAAATCGTTGCATATGCTCTAGTATCCATCTCCTCTCTTGACCGAATCATCTATTTTTTAACTTATTGTTATTAATTGtttcatttatcttttttttgtctgatgataaaattttattattttttttatattaatccaGACCATCTAATCTGAGATAAATTGTATTGataactaaaaatatatgaatgagaaaatagatttttttgccactcaacctattatttctttagaaacttgtcactcaactaaatttttttctcttttactcactaatgttatgtttggatttgtttttagtcactaacttagGTACGGATTTGACTACTAGTTTTATGATAACTTAGCATCATTAATATATAGTGattgtatgtaatattttgatgaagtgacgtatatttatatcttttttgctaaatgatatatttatatctttatatatagcaataataacataaaatgagccattaaaaaattaaattcaggaataatcttcgaTGATTGTCCCTACAATgcaatattttatgttattattactccctacATCCCTCTCgtttgtttacagttttttctac
Protein-coding regions in this window:
- the LOC108204716 gene encoding BTB/POZ domain-containing protein At2g13690; translation: MHNPTNQKHHRREPISRRHISWCCSFSDPTRSPENPKPIQKQQPISSYPNSPKPPSLRNRILSPGRVSPVGPIAQQPETHVMPVELEVPRLPVEPVSVCKGGEGSFGVFDVRLNLKGKNGGSVVLELNSDVLSSSSSVFADLIANYRSGCDGSSGNFCRIEVPEVENLSVFQMTIELMFEEDMVKRLMKIGVYRTIDILEVSAGIAFAKGISSCLEYLEAVPWSEDEEEKLKTFYSKFKLNDSCSRDILARLYPLDSAVSQQTLANQLVWSITTCIDANSRNELKSLVKGLLCKSSVYEKDYPDVNKEDMYAVCRSCIDALVSLFKEASGSDQCGISGKKGKGKTLIECISIQVENINWLLEILLDWQIAEDFVSIWANQGELLSMHAQTSPMIRYELSRVSAMLFIVMGTRKLQCASEARLGLLHAWFGPMLLDFGWLQRCKKGLDIKALEEAMGHVLLTLPLKHQYTLFMEWFRCFSRHGTECPNISKAFQIWWRRSFLRGSESSAVESRYKEEHQIRLSTLIRMF